The Streptomyces vinaceus genome contains the following window.
AGTGCCGGGGACCCCTGGTGCGTGTGCCGGGTGGGACGGATGACGCGTGCGGGTGGGGCGGATGAGCGTGCCGGGTGGGGCGGACGACGGGTGCGGGCGGGACGGATGAGCGTGCCGGGCGGGGCGGACGACGGGTGCGGGCGGGACGGATGACATGTGCCGGGCGGGACGGCTGAGAGGATGGACGGGTGACGACTGACCAGCCCACCGGCTCCGAAACCCCCTCCCCGGCCTCCTCCTCCGCGGGCGTGCTCGTGCTCGCCGGCACCCCGATCGGCGATCTCGCCGACGCCCCGCCGCGGCTCGCGGCCGAGCTGGAGCGGGCCGACGTGGTCGCCGCCGAGGACACCCGGCGGCTGCGCCGCCTGACGCAGGGGCTCGGCGTGCACACCACCGGCCGCGTCGTCTCGTACTTCGAGGGCAACGAATCGGCCCGCACCCCGGAGCTGGTCGAGGCGCTGGAACAGGGCAGGCGGGTGCTGCTGGTGACCGACGCCGGCATGCCGTCCGTCTCCGACCCCGGCTACCGCCTGGTCGCCGCCGCCGTCGAGAAGGACATCAAGGTCACCGCCGTGCCCGGGCCGTCCGCGGTGCTCACCGCGCTCGCCCTGTCGGGGCTGCCGGTGGACCGCTTCTGCTTCGAGGGCTTCCTGCCGCGCAAGGCGGGCGAACGCCTCGGGCGCCTGCGCGAGGTCGAGGGCGAACGCCGCACTCTCGTCTACTTCGAGGCCCCCCACCGGCTCGACGACACCCTCGCCGCGATGGCCGAGGTCTTCGGCGCGGACCGGCGGGCCGCCGTGTGCCGCGAGCTGACCAAGACGTACGAGGAGGTCAAGCGCGGCGGACTCGGCGAGCTGGCGGCCTGGGCCGCCGAGGGCGTGCGCGGCGAGATCACCGTCGTCGTGGAGGGCGCACCGGCGGCCCGGCCCGGCGATGTGGACGTCGAGGAGCTGGTGCGCAGGGTGCGCGTGCGGGAGGAGGCCGGGGAGCGTCGAAAAGAAGCCATCGCGGCGGTCGCGGCCGAGGCCGGAGTACCCAAGCGGGAGGTCTTCGACGCGGTCGTCGCGGCAAAGAATGCGGCTCAAAAGGTGCTGTAAGACGGTAAAGGGCTAACCTGAAAAGCAAAGCTCAGACCGCGCACCGGGCGCTTTGGGACATGAGTCGCCCAAAGACCGTCCAACAGTCGACAGGGCCTGATGCGCTCCTGCCCGAAGAGGCGTCCACTGGCAATGGCACCAGTGGAACAAGAGGAGCTGGCATGAGTGAGATCGCAGACACCTCGGTACCCGTCCCCGCGCCCGCAGTGGCCGTACCCGTCGCCGTGCCGAAGCCGCTCGTGCACACCGTGCACGAGGCCTACTCCTTCGCCTGCATGAAGTGCGGCTACGGCTGGGAGCAGGGCTACGAGATCGAGCACCACGTCGACGGCCAGGGCCAGCCCTTCATCATCTACACCGTCAAGGGCGAGCGGGTCCCCTCCCCGCTGTCGAACCCGACCTGCCACAACTGCGGCGGGCACGTGGTGCGGATCATGCGCGAAGGCCAGGTGTCCTCGGTTCTCGGCACGATCGACAAGCTCTACCACCACCGCATCTCGCCCGGGATCGCCGGCCCGGTACCGGCCGGCGCGAACGTACCGCGGACCCCGAAGCAGCGCAGGACCCCGCCTCACGACTCCCCCGGGCCCGTCACGGCGGACGGAGGGCGCGCCGAGCGCGGGGGCTGGCTCTCCCGGCTGCTGCGGCTCTTGCGCCGGTCATGAGACGCCGGTCATAAGATCGGCCCCATGAGCACTGCCGCCAAGGACGCTTCCAGGGACACCCCGCCGCCGCTGCCCGAACCGCTGCGGGTCGCGGTGGCGGACTCCCACACCCACCTGGACATGCAGCGAGGCACCGTCGAGGAGGGCCTCGCCAAGGCCGCCTCGGTGGGCGTGACCACCGTCGTCCAGGTCGGGTGCGACGTGAAGGGCTCCCGCTGGGCGGCCGAGACGGCGGCGGCGTACGAGAACGTCCACGCGGCCGTCGCCCTTCACCCGAACGAAGCGCCCCGCATCGTGCTCGGGGACCCTGAGGGAGGCTGGTCCCGCCAGGGGGCGCGGGCCGGCGGCGGCGAGGCCGCGCTCGACGAGGCGCTGGCCGAGATCGAGGAACTCGCGAAGCTGGCGCACGTCAAGGCCGTCGGCGAGACCGGACTCGACCACTTCCGCACCGGACCCGACGGGATGGCCGCGCAGGAGCGTTCCTTCCGCGCCCACATCGAGATCGCCAAGCGGCAGGGCAAGGCCCTGGTCATCCACGACCGGGACGCCCACGCCGACGTCCTGCGCATCCTGCGCGAGGAGGGCGCGCCCGAACGCACCGTCTTCCACTGCTACTCCGGGGACGCCGACATGGCGCGCGAATGCGCCGCCGCCGGGTACTACATGTCGTTCGCCGGGACCGTGACCTTCAAGAACGCCGCGCCGCTGCGCGAGGCCCTCGCCGTGGCCCCGCTGGAGCTCGTCCTCGTCGAGACCGACGCCCCCTACCTCACCCCGGCGCCGTACCGCGGACGGCCGAACGCCCCGTACCTCATTCCGCTGACCGTACGGGCGATGGCGGCGGTGCGCGGGATCGACGAGGACGCGATGGCCACCGCCCTGGCGGCGAACACCGCCCGCGCCTTCGGCTACTGAGGGGCCGCCGACCCGCCGCGCCCGCCCCGACACGCTCGGTAGCCGCCCGACTTTGGTGAGTGACGGGCGTCCGCTAGGGTGCCGTGCCCGAACCGATGGGGCCGGACCAGTGGAGCGAGCGTCGTGAGCGAGAGTCCTTTCACCGGGGTGTACGGGAACGAGGCCGTGGTCCCGGACCCCGAGCCCGCAGCGGTGCCCGCCCCGCGCACCGGGGACCGGCGGGCCGCCCGGCGGCGCAAGGGCGCCGAGGCCGCGGCGGCGCCCGTAGCCGCCCCGACCGGACGGCGCCGGGCGGCCCCCGCCGCCGGCCCCGACCTCGCCGCGCCCCCGGGCCCGGGCCCCGGAGCCGGCACGGGCCGGCGCCGCAGCCCCGACCCCGGCCCGGGCCTGCCGTCCATCGCCGCCCCCACCGGCCGGCGGCGCCGCGGCGCCCCCGCCCCCGCCCCCGCCCCCGCGGGGCAGGGCAACTGGCGGCGGATCGTCCCGCAGGCCCTGGTCGTCGCCTTCCTGGCCGGGGGAACCACGGCGTTCGTCGCCGCCGACAAGTCCGTGCGGCTCACCGTCGACGGGGAGCCCCGGACCCTGCACACCTTCGCCGACGACGTCGACGAACTCCTGGACGCCGAGGGTCTCGGCGTCGGCCCCCACGACCTCGTCGCCCCCGCCCGCACCGAGGCCCTCGACGACGGCGACGAGATCGTCGTCCGCTACGGCCGCCCCCTGCGCCTGACCCTCGACGGGCAGAGCCGCCAGGTGTGGACCACCGCCGCCACCGTCGAGGGAGCCCTGCGCCAGTTCGGCGTCCGCGTCGAGGGCGCCTACCTCTCCGCCCCGCGCACCGCCCCCGTGCCACGGGCCGGCCTCACCCTGGCCGTCCGCACCGAACGCAGCGTCACCTTCATGGCGGACGGCCGCGAAACCACCATCCGCACCAACGCCGCCACCGTCCAGGAAGCCCTCGGCCAGGCCGGGATCACCCTCCAGGGCCAGGACACCACCTCCGTCCCGCCCGCCTCCTTCCCGCGCGACGGCCAGACCGTCACGGTGCTCCGCATCACCGGCACCCGCGAGGTCCGCGAGGAGCGCATCCCGTACGCGGTCGAGAAGACCGAGGACGACTCCCTGTTCGCCGGCACCGAGGTCGTCGAGCGGGCGGGCCGGCCCGGGGCCCGCCGGGTCACGTACGTCCTGCGCACCGTCAACGGGGTGCGGCAAAAGCCCCGCAAGGTCGCCGAGGAGACCGTCCGCGACCCCGTCACCCAGCTCGTCAAGGTCGGCACGAGGCCGCTGCCGACCTCCGTCGCCGGGGCGGACGGCCTCGACTGGGGGGCGCTGGCCCAGTGCGAGTCCGGCGGCCGCCCCTCCGCCACCGACGCCTCGGGCACGTACGGCGGCCTGTACCAGTTCGACGTCCGCACCTGGCAGAGCCTCGGCGGCTCCGGCCGCCCCCAGGACGCCCCGGGCCCGGAACAGACGTACCGGGCGAAGAAGCTCTACGTACAAAGGGGCGCGACCCCGTGGCCCCACTGCGGCCGTAGGCTTTACCGGTGAGCACCGCAGAGCAGCAGCCCGAGGGCACTACCAGCAGTACGACCGGCACCACCTCCGACGCCCTTCTCGGGCCGGCGGACATCCGCGAGCTGGCCGCCGTACTCGGCGTACGGCCGACGAAGCAGAAGGGCCAGAACTTCGTCATCGACGCCAACACGGTGCGCCGCATCGTGCGCACCGCCGAGGTGCGGCCCGACGACGTCGTCGTCGAGGTCGGGCCCGGGCTGGGCTCGCTGACGCTCGCGCTGCTGGAGGCCGCCGACCGGGTCACCGCCGTCGAGATCGACGACGTGCTGGCGGCTGCGCTGCCCGCCACCATCGAGGCGCGGATGCCGCAGCGCAAGGACCGCTTCGCGCTGGTGCACTCCGACGCGATGCTCGTGGAGGAGCTGCCGGGGCCGGCGCCGACCGCGCTCGTGGCGAACCTGCCGTACAACGTGGCCGTGCCGGTGCTGCTGACCATGCTGGACCGGTTCCCGACCATCGAGCGCACGCTGGTGATGGTGCAGGCGGAGGTCGCCGACCGGCTGGCCGCCAAGCCGGGCAACAAGGTGTACGGGGTGCCCTCGGTCAAGGCGAACTGGTACGCGGACGTGAAGCGGGCCGGGTCCATCGGCCGCAACGTGTTCTGGCCGGCGCCGAACGTGGACTCCGGCCTGGTCTCGCTGGTGCGGCGGGCCGAGCCGATCAGGACGAGCGCCACGAAGGCCGAGGTCTTCGCCGTCGTGGACGCCGCCTTCGCGCAGCGCCGCAAGACGCTGCGGGCCGCGCTGGCCGGCTGGGCCGGTTCGGCGGCGGGCGCGGAGCAGGCGCTGGTCGCCGCCGGGGTGTCCCCGCAGGCGCGCGGGGAATCGCTGACGGTGGAGGAGTTCGCGGCGATCGCCGAGCACAAGCCGGCGGCGGAGAGGCCCGCGCTGTGAGCAGGAAGAAGAGCGTGACCGTACGGGTCCCCGCGAAGGTCAACGTGCAGCTGGCGGTGGGCGCGGCCCGGCCCGACGGCTTCCACGACCTGGCGAACGTCTTCCTCGCGGTGTCCCTGTACGACGAGGTGACGGTCACCGCGGCCGAGACCCTGACGGTCACCTGCGCCGGCCCGGACGCCGACCAGGTCCCGCTGGACCGTACGAACCTGGCGGCGCGGGCGGCCGAGATCCTCGCGGCCCGCCACGGCCGCTCCGACGCCGTCCACATCCACATCGCGAAGAACATCCCGGTGGCCGGCGGCATGGCGGGCGGCAGCGCCGACGGCGCCGGCGCCCTGCTGGCCTGCGACGCCCTGTGGGGGCTGGACACCCCGCGCGCCCAGCTCCTGGAGATCTGCGCGGAACTCGGCAGCGACGTGCCGTTCAGCCTGGTCGGCGGGGCGGCGCTGGGCACCGGGCGCGGGGAGCTCCTGACCCCGGTCGAGGCGGGCACCTTCCACTGGGTGTTCGCGGTCGCCGACGGCGGGCTGTCGACGCCCGCGGTGTTCCGCGAGTTCGACCGCCTGGCCGAGGGCCGCAGCATCCCGGCCCCCGAGGCCTCGCCGGCGCTGCTCACCGCCCTCGCCTCGGGCGACCCGGCCGCGCTCGCCGCGACCCTGGCCAACGACCTCCAGCCGGCGGCCCTGTCGCTGCGCCCGCAGCTGGCCGCGACGCTGGAGGCGGGCACCTCCGCCGGAGCGCTGGCCACGCTGGTCTCCGGCTCCGGGCCGACGACGGCCTTCCTGGTCCGCGACGCGGAATCCGCCCTCAAGGTCGCCGCGGCCCTCGAAGCCTCGGGCACCTGCCGCACGACCCGGACCGCCACCGGCCCGGCCCCGGGGGCCACGGTCCTGGCGTCCTGAGGAGCACCCACCCGCAACCCACCCGTACGCGGGTACCCAGGGCGAAGTGAGTATCCGCGCTCTGTTCCCGCCCGGGTCCCGGGCGGGAGGGTGCCCGCATGGGATATGCCGCGCACACCGCCAAGGACCTCGCCGAGGCCACCCCCGACAGCCGGGACCGGTACGTCGACCTGCTGCGGGTCGCCTCGCTCGGGACGGTGCTGCTCGGGCACTGGCTGATGGCCGCCGTCAGCGCTGACGGCATAGGGAACCTGCTCGCCCTGGTCCCCGCACTCCAAGTCCTCACCTGGGGCCTGCAGATCATGCCGGTGTTCTTCTTCGTCGGCGGGTTCTCGCACGCCCTGTCGTACCGCTCGCTGGCCCGGCGCGCCGACGGGCGGCCCGTCTACGCCGCCTTCCTGCGGGCCCGGCTCCAGCGGCTGTTGCGGCCCACCCTCGTCTTCGTCCTCCTGTGGACCGCGGGCGCGCTCGCCGTCCAGCTCGCCGGGGGCGGGCAGGGGAAACTGAGCGGGGCCGCGCTGCGGGTGGTCACCCAGCCGCTCTGGTTCATCGGGATCTACCTGGCCATGGTCGCCTTCACCCCGGCCCTGCTGGAGCTGCACCGGCGGTGGGGCTGGGGCGCCTTCGCCCTGCTGGCCGGGTCCGCGGCCGCCGTCGACGCACTGCGCTTCGCGCTCGCCGTCCCGTACGTGGAGTTCCTGAACTTCGCCTTCGTCTGGCTGGCCGTCCACCAGCTCGGCTTCCTGCGGGCCGACGGGCGGATCACCCGCCCCGCGCTGCTCGCCGCCGCCGGGCTCGCCGGCGCCGTACTGCTCGTCGCGTACGGCCCGTACCCGCTGTCCATGGTCGGGATGCCGGGGGAGAAGGCGTCCAACATGGCCCCGCCCACCCTCGCGCTGCTGGCGCACGGGACGTGGCTGGTCGCAGCCGTGGAGCTGCTCGCGAAGCCCGCCGCCGCGCTGCTCGCCCGGCCGCGCGTCTGGCGTTCGGTGGTCGCCGCCAACGGGATCGCCATGACCGCGTTCCTGTGGCACCTCACCGCCATGCTCGCCGTGTACGCCGCCCAGCTCGGGCTCGGCCTGCGCCTGCCCGAGCCGGCCACCGGCGCCTGGTGGGCGCAGGTCCCCGTCCGGCTGCTCGCGGCCGCCGCGCTGACCGGCGTACTGGTCGCCGTCTTCCGCCGCTTCGAGGCGCCCGGCCGCGGCGACGCCGAGCCCGGGTCCGGGCCCCGCGCCGCCCTCGGGATCACCCTGTGCCTGCTCGGGATCCTCGGCCTGTCCATGACCGGGCTCGGCGGACTGCTGGAGGGCCACAGCGCCACCCTCATCGCCCTTCCGGTCACCGCTCCCGCCGCCATCGGCATGGCTCTGGGAGGCTGGCTCCTGGTGGAGCGCTCGGCACCGGCTCGGAGGGTTAGGCTGAGGGGCTGATCCACACCCTTCCCTGGAGCGCGTCTGATGGCCGTCAATCTGGTCAATGTCGAGGCAGTCGGCAAGGTGTACGGAACCCGTGCCCTGCTCGACGGCATCTCCCTCGGCGTGTCCGAGGGAGACCGGATCGGTGTCGTGGGCCGCAACGGCGACGGCAAGACCACCCTCATCCGCATGCTCGCCAAGCTGGAGGAGCCCGACACCGGCCGGGTCACCCAGAGCGGCGGACTGCGCATGGGCGTCCTCACCCAGCACGACTCCCTCGACCCCGCGGCGACCATCCGCCACGAGATCATCCGGGACATGGCGGACCACGAGTGGGCCGGCAACTCCAAGATCCGCGACGTGCTCACCGGGCTCTTCGGCGGCCTCGACCTCCCCGGCTTCGGCCAGGGCCTCGACACCGTCATCGGCCCGCTCTCCGGCGGCGAGCGCCGCCGCATCGCGCTCGCCAAGCTGCTCATCGCGGACCAGGACCTCCTCGTCCTCGACGAGCCCACCAACCACCTCGACGTCGAGGGGATCTCCTGGCTGGCCAAGCACCTCCAGGAACGCCGCTCGGCCCTCGTCTGCGTCACCCACGACCGCTGGTTCCTCGACCAGGTCTGCACCCGCATGTGGGACGTCCAGCGCGGCTCCGTCTACGAGTACGAGGGCGGCTACAGCGACTACGTCTTCGCCCGCGCCGAGCGCGAGCGCATCGCCGCCACCGAGGAGACCAAGCGGCAGAACCTGATGCGCAAGGAGCTGGCCTGGCTGCGCCGCGGCGCCCCGGCCCGGACCTCCAAGCCGCGCTACCGCATCGAGGCCGCCAACGAGCTCATCGCCGACGTGCCGCCGCCGCGCGACAAGTCGGAGCTGATGCGCTTCGCCAACGCCCGCCTGGGCAAGACCGTGTTCGACCTGGAGAACGTCAGCGTCCAGGCCGGTCCGAAGGTCCTGCTCAAGCACCTCACCTGGCACCTGGGCCCCGGCGACCGCATCGGCCTCGTCGGCGTCAACGGCGCGGGCAAGACCTCGCTGCTGCGGGCGCTCGCCGAGGCGGCCCGTACGCAGGGCGACGTCCAGCCGGTCGCCGGGACCGTCACCGTCGGCAAGACGGTCAAGCTGGCGTACCTCTCGCAGGAGGTCGGCGAACTCGACCCGTCCCTGCGGGTCCTGGAGGCCGTGCAGCGCGTACGCGACCGCGTCGACCTCGGCAAGGGCCGCGAGATGACGGCGGGTCAGCTGTGCGAGCAGTTCGGCTTCACCAAGGAGAAGCAGTGGACGCCCGTCGGCGACCTGTCGGGTGGTGAGCGGCGCCGGCTCCAGATCCTGCGCCTGCTGATGGACGAGCCCAACGTGCTCTTCCTCGACGAGCCCACCAACGACCTCGACATCGAGACCCTCACCCAGCTGGAGGACCTCCTCGACGGCTGGCCCGGCTCGATGATCGTCATCTCCCACGACCGGTTCTTCATCGAGCGCACCACCGACACGGTGATGGCGCTGCTGGGCGACGCGAGCCTGCGGATGCTGCCGCGCGGCCTGGACGAGTACCTGGAGCGCCGGCAGAAGATGATCGAGGCAGCCGCCCCGGCGCCCGCCCCGGCCGCCGCCGCCAAGTCGAGCGCCTCCGGCGACTCGCGCGCCGCGAAGAAGGAGCTCCAGAAGATCGAGCGGCAGCTCAACAAGATGTCGGACCGCGAGTCGAACCTGCACGCGCAGATCGCCGAGAACGCCACCGACTTCGACAAGGTGGCCAAGCTGGACGCGGAGCTGCGCGAACTCATCGCCGACCGCGACGAATTGGAGATGCGCTGGCTGGAGCTGGCCGAGGACGCCTAGACCCGCCTGGATTCCGCCGGGCGGATGCGTCGGCCGACCGGATAACGGCGTTGTCACGGGCCGGTCCTCCCTTGGGAACAGGGGTCGGACCGGCCCGATGTAAGAACGCCGTCAGTGATAGAAAGGTCATCCCCCTCCACCACCCGACGCCGAAGGTATGCGCTGATGACCGAGCCGCCCCAGCCGCCGAACCAGCCGCCTCCGCCCTCCGGTTACGGTCACCTGCCGGGTCCGCCGCAGCCCGGTTACGGGTACCCGCAGCAGGGTGAGAACCCGTACGCGCAGCAGCCCCCCACGCAGCCCATGCAGCAGCCCGCGCCCCAGCAGGGCTACTTCCCTCCGCCGCCCGGCATGCCCACCGCCGGCATGCACCAGGTCGGGGGCGCGCCGCAGCCGCCGAAGAAGAAGACGGCCGTCATCGTCGCCGCGGCCGTCGCCGGGGTCCTCGTGCTCGGCACCGGCGGCTACTTCGCCTTCGTGAGCGGCGACCACGACCCGAAGCAGCCCGTCGCGCAGGGCTCCACGCCCGCCGACGCCAAGCCCTCCGCCAGCGTGGACAACGGCGACGGCAGCGGCAACGGGGGCGGCCAGAGCGAGGACCTCAACGCCGGCCGCAAGCAGGGCGAGGACAAGACCCTCTGGCTCAAGACCGCCAAGATCGACGGCCCCGGCCTCGGCGTGGACTCCGCCGGCCAGTGGATCGTCGGCGACACCGTCGTCAAGAGCGTCTGGAAGAACCTCACCGCGTACGGGGTCACCGACGGCAAGGAGAAGTGGACGCTGGCCTTCCCCGCTCCGATCTGCTCCGTCACCAAGCAGACCACCGCCGAGCGCAAGACCGTCGTCATGTTCAAGGACGGCGAGGGCGACTCCGCCACCTGCAACCAGATGAAGCAGGTCGACCTCAAGACGGGCAAGGAAGGCTGGACGAAGGAGGTCCCCAAGGAGGGCCTCTTCGACATCATGACCAGCCCCAGCCTGGGCATCACCGGCGACACCGTCGCCGTCAGCCGCAGCGGCACCGCCAGCGCCTTCAAGGTCAGCACCGGCGACAAGCTGTTCGGCAGCGCCACCGCCGAGGGCTGCAAGCCGGACGCGTACGTGGCGGACAAGGGCAAGATGATCGCCATCGCGACCTGCTACGACGACGACCTCTCCAGCGAGGTCTCCGACGCCGACCCGGTCACCGGCAAGAAGACCTGGACCTTCAAGCTGCCCGCCAAGTACAAGGTCGGCGCCGTCTATTCGCTCGACCCGCTCGTCCTCGACATCGGCAACCAGGACAAGAAGGAACGCGCCATCGTGGTCCTCGGACCCGACGGCAAACAGCGCGCCACCGTGAGCGGCGAGGGCAGCTTCGCCACCGAGTGCACCAACGGCCTCTTCCGCTCCGTCGAGATCTGCTCCACCACCGCCGTGGACGCGGGCACGCTCTACCTGCCGACCGTCGCCGAGTCCGGCAAGGCCAACGAGATCGTCGCCTTCGACCTGGGCACCGGCAAGGCCAAGTGGCGCACCCCCGCCGGGGACGGCCGCACCATCGTCCCCGTGGGCGCCGCCAACGGGCAGCTGATCGCCTACCGCAAGGCCACCTCCGACCAGGGCGGCGAGGTCCTCTCGATCCCGGCCGCCGGCGGCACGCCCACCGCGCTGCTGCGCAACCCGTCGGGAACCTCCGCCCCGATCGAGAGCTCCTTCTTCACCCCGATCGTCGACTACGCGGACGGCAGGCTCTACGTCTCCCAGTCCCGTCTTCTCGCCAAGGGCACCGCCGAGAAGCTCCTGATGGTCTTCGGCAAATGACGCGCAGCGAGTCCACCGAGCCGCCCACCGAGAGGCAGTAGCAAGCGATGAGTACCCCGCCGCCACCCCAGCAGCCGCCCGTCGGCGGCTTCGGAGCGCCGCAGGAGCCCGCACCCGGGGCCTTCGGCGCGCCGCCGCCGGTGCCGTCCGCGCCGCAGGGCGCACCGCAGCCGCCGGCCCCGCCGCAGCAGCCGCCCGTACCGCCGGGCCCGCCGACCGCGCCCGCCACGCCCGCCGCCCCCGCCGCGCCGGGTGCGGCGCCGCAGGGGCAGGCGGCGTACGGCTATCCCCAGCAGGGCTACGGCTACCCGCAGCAGCCGCAGCCCCCCGGCGGGGCCGGGGCCCCGCCGGCCTACGGCGCACCCGCGGCCCCCATGTACGCGGCCCAGCCCCCGGCCGGCCCGGGCGGCGGCAACGACAAGCGCACCCAGCTGATGATCGTCGGCGCGGCCCTCCTGGCCATCGTCCTGATCATCGCGGGCGGCTTCTGGTACGTGTCCGGCGAGGACGGCGGCAACGGCAAGCAGCCCGCCGCGAACGGCACCACCGGCGGCGACAAGCCCGGCTCCGGCACGCCCGGTTCGGAGAAGGTGCCGGCCAACACCAAGTCGAAGCCGCTGTTCAACCAGCCCAACCCGACCCCGGAAGAGGTCGTCACGGTCGCGGGCTCCTGGATCACCGACTCCACGTACATCAAGTCGGACGTGGCGAAGGTCGTCGGCTACAACACCGTCGACGGCGGCAAGAAGTGGGAGGTCCCCCTCCCGGGCGAGCTCTGCGCCGCCACCAAGCACGTCAGCGACAACAAGACGGCCGTCCTCTTCCGGCCCACCAAGCCCACGCCCGACAACAAGTACCCGGCGTGCACCGAGGTCGGCGTCATCGACCTGGAAGCCGGAAAGCTCCTGTGGTCCGGCAACGCCAAGGGCGCCACCACCGGCGACAAGCCCGCCTCCTACTACGAGGTGACCCTCAGCGGCCAGACCGTCGCCGCGGGCGGCACCAGCGGCGGCGCCGCCTGGAACCTTGCCGACGGAAAGTCCCTGTGGACCCCCAAGGTCGACGGCGACGGCTGCTACGACAGCGGCTACGCCGGCGGCGAGGCCCTCGCCGTGATCCGCAAGTGCGGCCGCGGCGACAACCAGACCCTGTACGCCCAGACGCTGGATCCGGCCACCGGCGCCCAGCTGTCCTCGTACAAGCTCTCCCCGGGCATCGAGTGGGCGTCCATCGTCTCCACCAAGCCCCTCATCGTCGGCGCGGACGTCGGCAAGACCGCCAAGAACGCCTCCGGCGTCAGCGACCTCTTCGTCGTCGACCCCAAGGGCGAGTTGAAGGCGCGCATCTCGCTCGCCTCCGGCACCTACGGCGGCAAGTGCGGCGGCACCGAGGTCGAGAAGTGCGCCGGGTTCGTGATCGGCAACGGCAAGATCTACCTGCCCTCGATCGAGCACCAGGGTTCGGCGGAGGTCGGCCGCACCAACGAGCTGCTCTCCTTCGACCTGGAGACCGGCAAGCAGACCACCGACCGCGCCGACGCGGGCGAGCGGTACACCCTGTTCCCGCTCCGCATGGACGGGCCGAACATCATCGCGTACAAGGAGCCCCCGTACGACAAGGGCGGCCAGGTCGTCAGCATCGACGGCAAGACGATGAAGGAGACCGTCCTCATGGAGAACCCGGCGGAGAAGGCCAGC
Protein-coding sequences here:
- a CDS encoding 4-(cytidine 5'-diphospho)-2-C-methyl-D-erythritol kinase — encoded protein: MSRKKSVTVRVPAKVNVQLAVGAARPDGFHDLANVFLAVSLYDEVTVTAAETLTVTCAGPDADQVPLDRTNLAARAAEILAARHGRSDAVHIHIAKNIPVAGGMAGGSADGAGALLACDALWGLDTPRAQLLEICAELGSDVPFSLVGGAALGTGRGELLTPVEAGTFHWVFAVADGGLSTPAVFREFDRLAEGRSIPAPEASPALLTALASGDPAALAATLANDLQPAALSLRPQLAATLEAGTSAGALATLVSGSGPTTAFLVRDAESALKVAAALEASGTCRTTRTATGPAPGATVLAS
- the rsmA gene encoding 16S rRNA (adenine(1518)-N(6)/adenine(1519)-N(6))-dimethyltransferase RsmA, producing the protein MSTAEQQPEGTTSSTTGTTSDALLGPADIRELAAVLGVRPTKQKGQNFVIDANTVRRIVRTAEVRPDDVVVEVGPGLGSLTLALLEAADRVTAVEIDDVLAAALPATIEARMPQRKDRFALVHSDAMLVEELPGPAPTALVANLPYNVAVPVLLTMLDRFPTIERTLVMVQAEVADRLAAKPGNKVYGVPSVKANWYADVKRAGSIGRNVFWPAPNVDSGLVSLVRRAEPIRTSATKAEVFAVVDAAFAQRRKTLRAALAGWAGSAAGAEQALVAAGVSPQARGESLTVEEFAAIAEHKPAAERPAL
- a CDS encoding ABC-F family ATP-binding cassette domain-containing protein yields the protein MAVNLVNVEAVGKVYGTRALLDGISLGVSEGDRIGVVGRNGDGKTTLIRMLAKLEEPDTGRVTQSGGLRMGVLTQHDSLDPAATIRHEIIRDMADHEWAGNSKIRDVLTGLFGGLDLPGFGQGLDTVIGPLSGGERRRIALAKLLIADQDLLVLDEPTNHLDVEGISWLAKHLQERRSALVCVTHDRWFLDQVCTRMWDVQRGSVYEYEGGYSDYVFARAERERIAATEETKRQNLMRKELAWLRRGAPARTSKPRYRIEAANELIADVPPPRDKSELMRFANARLGKTVFDLENVSVQAGPKVLLKHLTWHLGPGDRIGLVGVNGAGKTSLLRALAEAARTQGDVQPVAGTVTVGKTVKLAYLSQEVGELDPSLRVLEAVQRVRDRVDLGKGREMTAGQLCEQFGFTKEKQWTPVGDLSGGERRRLQILRLLMDEPNVLFLDEPTNDLDIETLTQLEDLLDGWPGSMIVISHDRFFIERTTDTVMALLGDASLRMLPRGLDEYLERRQKMIEAAAPAPAPAAAAKSSASGDSRAAKKELQKIERQLNKMSDRESNLHAQIAENATDFDKVAKLDAELRELIADRDELEMRWLELAEDA
- the rsmI gene encoding 16S rRNA (cytidine(1402)-2'-O)-methyltransferase, producing the protein MTTDQPTGSETPSPASSSAGVLVLAGTPIGDLADAPPRLAAELERADVVAAEDTRRLRRLTQGLGVHTTGRVVSYFEGNESARTPELVEALEQGRRVLLVTDAGMPSVSDPGYRLVAAAVEKDIKVTAVPGPSAVLTALALSGLPVDRFCFEGFLPRKAGERLGRLREVEGERRTLVYFEAPHRLDDTLAAMAEVFGADRRAAVCRELTKTYEEVKRGGLGELAAWAAEGVRGEITVVVEGAPAARPGDVDVEELVRRVRVREEAGERRKEAIAAVAAEAGVPKREVFDAVVAAKNAAQKVL
- a CDS encoding acyltransferase family protein; this translates as MGYAAHTAKDLAEATPDSRDRYVDLLRVASLGTVLLGHWLMAAVSADGIGNLLALVPALQVLTWGLQIMPVFFFVGGFSHALSYRSLARRADGRPVYAAFLRARLQRLLRPTLVFVLLWTAGALAVQLAGGGQGKLSGAALRVVTQPLWFIGIYLAMVAFTPALLELHRRWGWGAFALLAGSAAAVDALRFALAVPYVEFLNFAFVWLAVHQLGFLRADGRITRPALLAAAGLAGAVLLVAYGPYPLSMVGMPGEKASNMAPPTLALLAHGTWLVAAVELLAKPAAALLARPRVWRSVVAANGIAMTAFLWHLTAMLAVYAAQLGLGLRLPEPATGAWWAQVPVRLLAAAALTGVLVAVFRRFEAPGRGDAEPGSGPRAALGITLCLLGILGLSMTGLGGLLEGHSATLIALPVTAPAAIGMALGGWLLVERSAPARRVRLRG
- a CDS encoding resuscitation-promoting factor, giving the protein MSESPFTGVYGNEAVVPDPEPAAVPAPRTGDRRAARRRKGAEAAAAPVAAPTGRRRAAPAAGPDLAAPPGPGPGAGTGRRRSPDPGPGLPSIAAPTGRRRRGAPAPAPAPAGQGNWRRIVPQALVVAFLAGGTTAFVAADKSVRLTVDGEPRTLHTFADDVDELLDAEGLGVGPHDLVAPARTEALDDGDEIVVRYGRPLRLTLDGQSRQVWTTAATVEGALRQFGVRVEGAYLSAPRTAPVPRAGLTLAVRTERSVTFMADGRETTIRTNAATVQEALGQAGITLQGQDTTSVPPASFPRDGQTVTVLRITGTREVREERIPYAVEKTEDDSLFAGTEVVERAGRPGARRVTYVLRTVNGVRQKPRKVAEETVRDPVTQLVKVGTRPLPTSVAGADGLDWGALAQCESGGRPSATDASGTYGGLYQFDVRTWQSLGGSGRPQDAPGPEQTYRAKKLYVQRGATPWPHCGRRLYR
- a CDS encoding TatD family hydrolase — its product is MSTAAKDASRDTPPPLPEPLRVAVADSHTHLDMQRGTVEEGLAKAASVGVTTVVQVGCDVKGSRWAAETAAAYENVHAAVALHPNEAPRIVLGDPEGGWSRQGARAGGGEAALDEALAEIEELAKLAHVKAVGETGLDHFRTGPDGMAAQERSFRAHIEIAKRQGKALVIHDRDAHADVLRILREEGAPERTVFHCYSGDADMARECAAAGYYMSFAGTVTFKNAAPLREALAVAPLELVLVETDAPYLTPAPYRGRPNAPYLIPLTVRAMAAVRGIDEDAMATALAANTARAFGY